A region from the Arachis ipaensis cultivar K30076 chromosome B01, Araip1.1, whole genome shotgun sequence genome encodes:
- the LOC107623392 gene encoding sodium/hydrogen exchanger 4 isoform X3 yields MINNLLVNFAHEHKKVVPISLFVAVLCLCLVIGHLLEENRWVNESIVAILLGCIAGSILLLVTKGKSSHILTFDEELFFIYLLPPIIFNAGFQVKKKQFFHNFLTIMMFGVIGVFISTSIITGGSWWLFPKLNFLGLSARDYLGEIVCTLQVLHQDETPLLYSLVFGEGVVNDATSVVLFNAVQKLDVSRLSGRAFRVLGDFLYLFSSSTALGVLTGLLTAYILKGLSFGRHSSVREISLMMLMAYLSYMLAELLELSGILTVFFCGILMSHYAWHNVTEISRITTRHVFATISFIAETFIFLYVGMDALDIEKWRMTKLSSGSLMGIYGCLILLILVGRAAFVFPLSAFANSMMSRRAGSGSSITFKHQIIIWWAGLMRGAVSIALAFKQFTFSGVTSDPVNATMITNTIIVVLFTTLVFGFLTKPLIRYMLPHNNGTRRNTNHEAGGTPGEDLNLPLLSFEESAATNISRAKESLSMFIGSPVYTIHHYWRKFDDAYMRPLFGGPHHNRSRC; encoded by the exons atgataaataaTTTGTTGGTTAATTTTGCTCATGAACACAAGAAAGTGGTCCCAATATCACTGTTTGTTGCTGTTCTGTGCCTTTGCTTGGTCATTGGTCACTTGCTTGAAGAAAATCGATGGGTTAATGAGTCCATTGTAGCCATTTTACTT GGATGCATAGCTGGAAGCATACTCTTATTAGTCACCAAAGGAAAAAGTTCCCACATTCTTACCTTTGATGAAGAACTCTTCTTTATATATCTCCTTCCTCCCATAATCTTCAATGCTGG ATTCCAGGTGAAAAAGAAACAATTCTTCCATAACTTCTTAACCATCATGATGTTTGGAGTGATTGGTGTTTTTATTTCGACTTCTATTATTACGGGCG GCAGTTGGTGGCTGTTTCCTAAGTTGAACTTCCTCGGCTTGAGTGCGCGGGATTACCTCGGTGAGATTG TTTGTACACTGCAG GTGCTGCATCAAGATGAAACTCCTTTACTATACAGCCTAGTGTTTGGGGAAGGAGTGGTAAATGATGCAACATCAGTTGTTCTCTTCAATGCTGTTCAAAAGCTTGATGTTTCCAGACTCAGTGGCAGGGCATTCCGCGTTCTCGGAGATTTCTTGTATCTCTTCTCATCAAGCACTGCTCTTGGAGTATTA ACCGGACTTCTCACAGCATATATCTTGAAAGGCTTAAGTTTTGGaag ACATTCAAGTGTTCGCGAAATTTCATTGATGATGTTAATGGCATACCTATCTTACATGTTGGCCGAG CTACTTGAATTAAGTGGAATCCTCACTGTTTTCTTTTGTGGGATACTAATGTCACATTATGCATGGCATAACGTAACTGAAATTTCAAGAATCACAACCAG GCATGTGTTTGCGACAATATCGTTTATTGCAGAAACTTTCATATTTCTTTACGTGGGAATGGATGCACTTGACATTGAAAAGTGGAGGATGACCAAATTAAG TTCCGGAAGTTTGATGGGAATTTACGGTTGCTTAATCTTACTGATATTAGTTGGGCGTGCTGCATTCGTCTTCCCGCTCTCGGCTTTTGCCAATTCCATGATGAGTAGGCGCGCCGGGAGCGGGTCAAGTATCACATTCAAACATCAG ATAATTATTTGGTGGGCTGGTCTAATGAGGGGAGCAGTCTCAATTGCTCTTGCTTTCAAACAG TTCACATTCTCTGGTGTTACCTCTGATCCCGTGAATGCAACTATGATTACcaacaccattattgttgttcttTTCACCACATTA GTGTTTGGTTTTCTAACAAAACCACTGATTAGATATATGCTTCCCCACAACAATGGAACAAGAAGAAACACAAACCATGAAGCAGGAGGGACACCTGGTGAGGACTTGAACTTGCCTTTGTTGTCTTTTGAAGAGTCAGCAGCAACAAACATAAGCCGTGCAAAGGAAAGTCTTTCCATGTTCATAGGGTCTCCAGTATACACCATACATCACTATTGGAGAAAGTTTGATGATGCATACATGAGGCCTCTCTTTGGTGGACCTCACCATAACAGGTCGCGGTGCTAG
- the LOC107623392 gene encoding sodium/hydrogen exchanger 4 isoform X1 gives MINNLLVNFAHEHKKVVPISLFVAVLCLCLVIGHLLEENRWVNESIVAILLGCIAGSILLLVTKGKSSHILTFDEELFFIYLLPPIIFNAGFQVKKKQFFHNFLTIMMFGVIGVFISTSIITGGSWWLFPKLNFLGLSARDYLGEIAIGTIFSSTDTVCTLQVLHQDETPLLYSLVFGEGVVNDATSVVLFNAVQKLDVSRLSGRAFRVLGDFLYLFSSSTALGVLTGLLTAYILKGLSFGRHSSVREISLMMLMAYLSYMLAELLELSGILTVFFCGILMSHYAWHNVTEISRITTRHVFATISFIAETFIFLYVGMDALDIEKWRMTKLSSGSLMGIYGCLILLILVGRAAFVFPLSAFANSMMSRRAGSGSSITFKHQIIIWWAGLMRGAVSIALAFKQFTFSGVTSDPVNATMITNTIIVVLFTTLVFGFLTKPLIRYMLPHNNGTRRNTNHEAGGTPGEDLNLPLLSFEESAATNISRAKESLSMFIGSPVYTIHHYWRKFDDAYMRPLFGGPHHNRSRC, from the exons atgataaataaTTTGTTGGTTAATTTTGCTCATGAACACAAGAAAGTGGTCCCAATATCACTGTTTGTTGCTGTTCTGTGCCTTTGCTTGGTCATTGGTCACTTGCTTGAAGAAAATCGATGGGTTAATGAGTCCATTGTAGCCATTTTACTT GGATGCATAGCTGGAAGCATACTCTTATTAGTCACCAAAGGAAAAAGTTCCCACATTCTTACCTTTGATGAAGAACTCTTCTTTATATATCTCCTTCCTCCCATAATCTTCAATGCTGG ATTCCAGGTGAAAAAGAAACAATTCTTCCATAACTTCTTAACCATCATGATGTTTGGAGTGATTGGTGTTTTTATTTCGACTTCTATTATTACGGGCG GCAGTTGGTGGCTGTTTCCTAAGTTGAACTTCCTCGGCTTGAGTGCGCGGGATTACCTCGGTGAGATTG CTATAGGAACAATTTTCTCATCAACAGACACAGTTTGTACACTGCAG GTGCTGCATCAAGATGAAACTCCTTTACTATACAGCCTAGTGTTTGGGGAAGGAGTGGTAAATGATGCAACATCAGTTGTTCTCTTCAATGCTGTTCAAAAGCTTGATGTTTCCAGACTCAGTGGCAGGGCATTCCGCGTTCTCGGAGATTTCTTGTATCTCTTCTCATCAAGCACTGCTCTTGGAGTATTA ACCGGACTTCTCACAGCATATATCTTGAAAGGCTTAAGTTTTGGaag ACATTCAAGTGTTCGCGAAATTTCATTGATGATGTTAATGGCATACCTATCTTACATGTTGGCCGAG CTACTTGAATTAAGTGGAATCCTCACTGTTTTCTTTTGTGGGATACTAATGTCACATTATGCATGGCATAACGTAACTGAAATTTCAAGAATCACAACCAG GCATGTGTTTGCGACAATATCGTTTATTGCAGAAACTTTCATATTTCTTTACGTGGGAATGGATGCACTTGACATTGAAAAGTGGAGGATGACCAAATTAAG TTCCGGAAGTTTGATGGGAATTTACGGTTGCTTAATCTTACTGATATTAGTTGGGCGTGCTGCATTCGTCTTCCCGCTCTCGGCTTTTGCCAATTCCATGATGAGTAGGCGCGCCGGGAGCGGGTCAAGTATCACATTCAAACATCAG ATAATTATTTGGTGGGCTGGTCTAATGAGGGGAGCAGTCTCAATTGCTCTTGCTTTCAAACAG TTCACATTCTCTGGTGTTACCTCTGATCCCGTGAATGCAACTATGATTACcaacaccattattgttgttcttTTCACCACATTA GTGTTTGGTTTTCTAACAAAACCACTGATTAGATATATGCTTCCCCACAACAATGGAACAAGAAGAAACACAAACCATGAAGCAGGAGGGACACCTGGTGAGGACTTGAACTTGCCTTTGTTGTCTTTTGAAGAGTCAGCAGCAACAAACATAAGCCGTGCAAAGGAAAGTCTTTCCATGTTCATAGGGTCTCCAGTATACACCATACATCACTATTGGAGAAAGTTTGATGATGCATACATGAGGCCTCTCTTTGGTGGACCTCACCATAACAGGTCGCGGTGCTAG
- the LOC107623392 gene encoding sodium/hydrogen exchanger 4 isoform X2 — protein sequence MINNLLVNFAHEHKKVVPISLFVAVLCLCLVIGHLLEENRWVNESIVAILLGCIAGSILLLVTKGKSSHILTFDEELFFIYLLPPIIFNAGFQVKKKQFFHNFLTIMMFGVIGVFISTSIITGGSWWLFPKLNFLGLSARDYLAIGTIFSSTDTVCTLQVLHQDETPLLYSLVFGEGVVNDATSVVLFNAVQKLDVSRLSGRAFRVLGDFLYLFSSSTALGVLTGLLTAYILKGLSFGRHSSVREISLMMLMAYLSYMLAELLELSGILTVFFCGILMSHYAWHNVTEISRITTRHVFATISFIAETFIFLYVGMDALDIEKWRMTKLSSGSLMGIYGCLILLILVGRAAFVFPLSAFANSMMSRRAGSGSSITFKHQIIIWWAGLMRGAVSIALAFKQFTFSGVTSDPVNATMITNTIIVVLFTTLVFGFLTKPLIRYMLPHNNGTRRNTNHEAGGTPGEDLNLPLLSFEESAATNISRAKESLSMFIGSPVYTIHHYWRKFDDAYMRPLFGGPHHNRSRC from the exons atgataaataaTTTGTTGGTTAATTTTGCTCATGAACACAAGAAAGTGGTCCCAATATCACTGTTTGTTGCTGTTCTGTGCCTTTGCTTGGTCATTGGTCACTTGCTTGAAGAAAATCGATGGGTTAATGAGTCCATTGTAGCCATTTTACTT GGATGCATAGCTGGAAGCATACTCTTATTAGTCACCAAAGGAAAAAGTTCCCACATTCTTACCTTTGATGAAGAACTCTTCTTTATATATCTCCTTCCTCCCATAATCTTCAATGCTGG ATTCCAGGTGAAAAAGAAACAATTCTTCCATAACTTCTTAACCATCATGATGTTTGGAGTGATTGGTGTTTTTATTTCGACTTCTATTATTACGGGCG GCAGTTGGTGGCTGTTTCCTAAGTTGAACTTCCTCGGCTTGAGTGCGCGGGATTACCTCG CTATAGGAACAATTTTCTCATCAACAGACACAGTTTGTACACTGCAG GTGCTGCATCAAGATGAAACTCCTTTACTATACAGCCTAGTGTTTGGGGAAGGAGTGGTAAATGATGCAACATCAGTTGTTCTCTTCAATGCTGTTCAAAAGCTTGATGTTTCCAGACTCAGTGGCAGGGCATTCCGCGTTCTCGGAGATTTCTTGTATCTCTTCTCATCAAGCACTGCTCTTGGAGTATTA ACCGGACTTCTCACAGCATATATCTTGAAAGGCTTAAGTTTTGGaag ACATTCAAGTGTTCGCGAAATTTCATTGATGATGTTAATGGCATACCTATCTTACATGTTGGCCGAG CTACTTGAATTAAGTGGAATCCTCACTGTTTTCTTTTGTGGGATACTAATGTCACATTATGCATGGCATAACGTAACTGAAATTTCAAGAATCACAACCAG GCATGTGTTTGCGACAATATCGTTTATTGCAGAAACTTTCATATTTCTTTACGTGGGAATGGATGCACTTGACATTGAAAAGTGGAGGATGACCAAATTAAG TTCCGGAAGTTTGATGGGAATTTACGGTTGCTTAATCTTACTGATATTAGTTGGGCGTGCTGCATTCGTCTTCCCGCTCTCGGCTTTTGCCAATTCCATGATGAGTAGGCGCGCCGGGAGCGGGTCAAGTATCACATTCAAACATCAG ATAATTATTTGGTGGGCTGGTCTAATGAGGGGAGCAGTCTCAATTGCTCTTGCTTTCAAACAG TTCACATTCTCTGGTGTTACCTCTGATCCCGTGAATGCAACTATGATTACcaacaccattattgttgttcttTTCACCACATTA GTGTTTGGTTTTCTAACAAAACCACTGATTAGATATATGCTTCCCCACAACAATGGAACAAGAAGAAACACAAACCATGAAGCAGGAGGGACACCTGGTGAGGACTTGAACTTGCCTTTGTTGTCTTTTGAAGAGTCAGCAGCAACAAACATAAGCCGTGCAAAGGAAAGTCTTTCCATGTTCATAGGGTCTCCAGTATACACCATACATCACTATTGGAGAAAGTTTGATGATGCATACATGAGGCCTCTCTTTGGTGGACCTCACCATAACAGGTCGCGGTGCTAG
- the LOC107623392 gene encoding sodium/hydrogen exchanger 4 isoform X4, whose product MINNLLVNFAHEHKKVVPISLFVAVLCLCLVIGHLLEENRWVNESIVAILLGCIAGSILLLVTKGKSSHILTFDEELFFIYLLPPIIFNAGFQVKKKQFFHNFLTIMMFGVIGVFISTSIITGGSWWLFPKLNFLGLSARDYLVCTLQVLHQDETPLLYSLVFGEGVVNDATSVVLFNAVQKLDVSRLSGRAFRVLGDFLYLFSSSTALGVLTGLLTAYILKGLSFGRHSSVREISLMMLMAYLSYMLAELLELSGILTVFFCGILMSHYAWHNVTEISRITTRHVFATISFIAETFIFLYVGMDALDIEKWRMTKLSSGSLMGIYGCLILLILVGRAAFVFPLSAFANSMMSRRAGSGSSITFKHQIIIWWAGLMRGAVSIALAFKQFTFSGVTSDPVNATMITNTIIVVLFTTLVFGFLTKPLIRYMLPHNNGTRRNTNHEAGGTPGEDLNLPLLSFEESAATNISRAKESLSMFIGSPVYTIHHYWRKFDDAYMRPLFGGPHHNRSRC is encoded by the exons atgataaataaTTTGTTGGTTAATTTTGCTCATGAACACAAGAAAGTGGTCCCAATATCACTGTTTGTTGCTGTTCTGTGCCTTTGCTTGGTCATTGGTCACTTGCTTGAAGAAAATCGATGGGTTAATGAGTCCATTGTAGCCATTTTACTT GGATGCATAGCTGGAAGCATACTCTTATTAGTCACCAAAGGAAAAAGTTCCCACATTCTTACCTTTGATGAAGAACTCTTCTTTATATATCTCCTTCCTCCCATAATCTTCAATGCTGG ATTCCAGGTGAAAAAGAAACAATTCTTCCATAACTTCTTAACCATCATGATGTTTGGAGTGATTGGTGTTTTTATTTCGACTTCTATTATTACGGGCG GCAGTTGGTGGCTGTTTCCTAAGTTGAACTTCCTCGGCTTGAGTGCGCGGGATTACCTCG TTTGTACACTGCAG GTGCTGCATCAAGATGAAACTCCTTTACTATACAGCCTAGTGTTTGGGGAAGGAGTGGTAAATGATGCAACATCAGTTGTTCTCTTCAATGCTGTTCAAAAGCTTGATGTTTCCAGACTCAGTGGCAGGGCATTCCGCGTTCTCGGAGATTTCTTGTATCTCTTCTCATCAAGCACTGCTCTTGGAGTATTA ACCGGACTTCTCACAGCATATATCTTGAAAGGCTTAAGTTTTGGaag ACATTCAAGTGTTCGCGAAATTTCATTGATGATGTTAATGGCATACCTATCTTACATGTTGGCCGAG CTACTTGAATTAAGTGGAATCCTCACTGTTTTCTTTTGTGGGATACTAATGTCACATTATGCATGGCATAACGTAACTGAAATTTCAAGAATCACAACCAG GCATGTGTTTGCGACAATATCGTTTATTGCAGAAACTTTCATATTTCTTTACGTGGGAATGGATGCACTTGACATTGAAAAGTGGAGGATGACCAAATTAAG TTCCGGAAGTTTGATGGGAATTTACGGTTGCTTAATCTTACTGATATTAGTTGGGCGTGCTGCATTCGTCTTCCCGCTCTCGGCTTTTGCCAATTCCATGATGAGTAGGCGCGCCGGGAGCGGGTCAAGTATCACATTCAAACATCAG ATAATTATTTGGTGGGCTGGTCTAATGAGGGGAGCAGTCTCAATTGCTCTTGCTTTCAAACAG TTCACATTCTCTGGTGTTACCTCTGATCCCGTGAATGCAACTATGATTACcaacaccattattgttgttcttTTCACCACATTA GTGTTTGGTTTTCTAACAAAACCACTGATTAGATATATGCTTCCCCACAACAATGGAACAAGAAGAAACACAAACCATGAAGCAGGAGGGACACCTGGTGAGGACTTGAACTTGCCTTTGTTGTCTTTTGAAGAGTCAGCAGCAACAAACATAAGCCGTGCAAAGGAAAGTCTTTCCATGTTCATAGGGTCTCCAGTATACACCATACATCACTATTGGAGAAAGTTTGATGATGCATACATGAGGCCTCTCTTTGGTGGACCTCACCATAACAGGTCGCGGTGCTAG
- the LOC107623392 gene encoding sodium/hydrogen exchanger 4 isoform X5 translates to MINNLLVNFAHEHKKVVPISLFVAVLCLCLVIGHLLEENRWVNESIVAILLGCIAGSILLLVTKGKSSHILTFDEELFFIYLLPPIIFNAGFQVKKKQFFHNFLTIMMFGVIGVFISTSIITGAIGTIFSSTDTVCTLQVLHQDETPLLYSLVFGEGVVNDATSVVLFNAVQKLDVSRLSGRAFRVLGDFLYLFSSSTALGVLTGLLTAYILKGLSFGRHSSVREISLMMLMAYLSYMLAELLELSGILTVFFCGILMSHYAWHNVTEISRITTRHVFATISFIAETFIFLYVGMDALDIEKWRMTKLSSGSLMGIYGCLILLILVGRAAFVFPLSAFANSMMSRRAGSGSSITFKHQIIIWWAGLMRGAVSIALAFKQFTFSGVTSDPVNATMITNTIIVVLFTTLVFGFLTKPLIRYMLPHNNGTRRNTNHEAGGTPGEDLNLPLLSFEESAATNISRAKESLSMFIGSPVYTIHHYWRKFDDAYMRPLFGGPHHNRSRC, encoded by the exons atgataaataaTTTGTTGGTTAATTTTGCTCATGAACACAAGAAAGTGGTCCCAATATCACTGTTTGTTGCTGTTCTGTGCCTTTGCTTGGTCATTGGTCACTTGCTTGAAGAAAATCGATGGGTTAATGAGTCCATTGTAGCCATTTTACTT GGATGCATAGCTGGAAGCATACTCTTATTAGTCACCAAAGGAAAAAGTTCCCACATTCTTACCTTTGATGAAGAACTCTTCTTTATATATCTCCTTCCTCCCATAATCTTCAATGCTGG ATTCCAGGTGAAAAAGAAACAATTCTTCCATAACTTCTTAACCATCATGATGTTTGGAGTGATTGGTGTTTTTATTTCGACTTCTATTATTACGGGCG CTATAGGAACAATTTTCTCATCAACAGACACAGTTTGTACACTGCAG GTGCTGCATCAAGATGAAACTCCTTTACTATACAGCCTAGTGTTTGGGGAAGGAGTGGTAAATGATGCAACATCAGTTGTTCTCTTCAATGCTGTTCAAAAGCTTGATGTTTCCAGACTCAGTGGCAGGGCATTCCGCGTTCTCGGAGATTTCTTGTATCTCTTCTCATCAAGCACTGCTCTTGGAGTATTA ACCGGACTTCTCACAGCATATATCTTGAAAGGCTTAAGTTTTGGaag ACATTCAAGTGTTCGCGAAATTTCATTGATGATGTTAATGGCATACCTATCTTACATGTTGGCCGAG CTACTTGAATTAAGTGGAATCCTCACTGTTTTCTTTTGTGGGATACTAATGTCACATTATGCATGGCATAACGTAACTGAAATTTCAAGAATCACAACCAG GCATGTGTTTGCGACAATATCGTTTATTGCAGAAACTTTCATATTTCTTTACGTGGGAATGGATGCACTTGACATTGAAAAGTGGAGGATGACCAAATTAAG TTCCGGAAGTTTGATGGGAATTTACGGTTGCTTAATCTTACTGATATTAGTTGGGCGTGCTGCATTCGTCTTCCCGCTCTCGGCTTTTGCCAATTCCATGATGAGTAGGCGCGCCGGGAGCGGGTCAAGTATCACATTCAAACATCAG ATAATTATTTGGTGGGCTGGTCTAATGAGGGGAGCAGTCTCAATTGCTCTTGCTTTCAAACAG TTCACATTCTCTGGTGTTACCTCTGATCCCGTGAATGCAACTATGATTACcaacaccattattgttgttcttTTCACCACATTA GTGTTTGGTTTTCTAACAAAACCACTGATTAGATATATGCTTCCCCACAACAATGGAACAAGAAGAAACACAAACCATGAAGCAGGAGGGACACCTGGTGAGGACTTGAACTTGCCTTTGTTGTCTTTTGAAGAGTCAGCAGCAACAAACATAAGCCGTGCAAAGGAAAGTCTTTCCATGTTCATAGGGTCTCCAGTATACACCATACATCACTATTGGAGAAAGTTTGATGATGCATACATGAGGCCTCTCTTTGGTGGACCTCACCATAACAGGTCGCGGTGCTAG
- the LOC107623392 gene encoding sodium/hydrogen exchanger 4 isoform X6 encodes MMFGVIGVFISTSIITGGSWWLFPKLNFLGLSARDYLGEIAIGTIFSSTDTVCTLQVLHQDETPLLYSLVFGEGVVNDATSVVLFNAVQKLDVSRLSGRAFRVLGDFLYLFSSSTALGVLTGLLTAYILKGLSFGRHSSVREISLMMLMAYLSYMLAELLELSGILTVFFCGILMSHYAWHNVTEISRITTRHVFATISFIAETFIFLYVGMDALDIEKWRMTKLSSGSLMGIYGCLILLILVGRAAFVFPLSAFANSMMSRRAGSGSSITFKHQIIIWWAGLMRGAVSIALAFKQFTFSGVTSDPVNATMITNTIIVVLFTTLVFGFLTKPLIRYMLPHNNGTRRNTNHEAGGTPGEDLNLPLLSFEESAATNISRAKESLSMFIGSPVYTIHHYWRKFDDAYMRPLFGGPHHNRSRC; translated from the exons ATGATGTTTGGAGTGATTGGTGTTTTTATTTCGACTTCTATTATTACGGGCG GCAGTTGGTGGCTGTTTCCTAAGTTGAACTTCCTCGGCTTGAGTGCGCGGGATTACCTCGGTGAGATTG CTATAGGAACAATTTTCTCATCAACAGACACAGTTTGTACACTGCAG GTGCTGCATCAAGATGAAACTCCTTTACTATACAGCCTAGTGTTTGGGGAAGGAGTGGTAAATGATGCAACATCAGTTGTTCTCTTCAATGCTGTTCAAAAGCTTGATGTTTCCAGACTCAGTGGCAGGGCATTCCGCGTTCTCGGAGATTTCTTGTATCTCTTCTCATCAAGCACTGCTCTTGGAGTATTA ACCGGACTTCTCACAGCATATATCTTGAAAGGCTTAAGTTTTGGaag ACATTCAAGTGTTCGCGAAATTTCATTGATGATGTTAATGGCATACCTATCTTACATGTTGGCCGAG CTACTTGAATTAAGTGGAATCCTCACTGTTTTCTTTTGTGGGATACTAATGTCACATTATGCATGGCATAACGTAACTGAAATTTCAAGAATCACAACCAG GCATGTGTTTGCGACAATATCGTTTATTGCAGAAACTTTCATATTTCTTTACGTGGGAATGGATGCACTTGACATTGAAAAGTGGAGGATGACCAAATTAAG TTCCGGAAGTTTGATGGGAATTTACGGTTGCTTAATCTTACTGATATTAGTTGGGCGTGCTGCATTCGTCTTCCCGCTCTCGGCTTTTGCCAATTCCATGATGAGTAGGCGCGCCGGGAGCGGGTCAAGTATCACATTCAAACATCAG ATAATTATTTGGTGGGCTGGTCTAATGAGGGGAGCAGTCTCAATTGCTCTTGCTTTCAAACAG TTCACATTCTCTGGTGTTACCTCTGATCCCGTGAATGCAACTATGATTACcaacaccattattgttgttcttTTCACCACATTA GTGTTTGGTTTTCTAACAAAACCACTGATTAGATATATGCTTCCCCACAACAATGGAACAAGAAGAAACACAAACCATGAAGCAGGAGGGACACCTGGTGAGGACTTGAACTTGCCTTTGTTGTCTTTTGAAGAGTCAGCAGCAACAAACATAAGCCGTGCAAAGGAAAGTCTTTCCATGTTCATAGGGTCTCCAGTATACACCATACATCACTATTGGAGAAAGTTTGATGATGCATACATGAGGCCTCTCTTTGGTGGACCTCACCATAACAGGTCGCGGTGCTAG